From the Candidatus Bathyarchaeia archaeon genome, one window contains:
- a CDS encoding STT3 domain-containing protein — MEVEPGGFLGDIRAGLTRENIASRFRAIRNNLGQISRASFLHYSILSLTLILASLVRLLPLRWGAYISEFDPYFNFNDMRQITANGWQSWYTYVNVNEWFPFGRAPVTTSYPGTSFTGTLVYQFFQSIGINISLYDAAVYSPILLGAFAVLVTYFFAKDLWGKSAGLFAALFTAFSSSLISRTELGFFRNEGVGVPTMILTFLFFMRAVTPGRSMKSTIIYSMMSSISLIYMTISWGSFRYAAEVLGLFALALVVLRRYTPRLFLAYGITVGFMLYIGTMIPLLGHTFLTESTTIALLAVMGLLMVMELARLAPSTRGRLSILALTIAASAGVVFGLVSTKVVSGALLQGKFLATVDPFVRNNIPLVASVAENRPSTWASLYLELGSLIILGVFGFFFAFQRLREGDVLLIIFGVTGFYFAASLVRLTLILAPVMATLAAITVVELGKPAMDIIQQAVIFPRRKLRFTSRVSREFSLGILLIILVLVVPTFINAVQSAYTPTTIASASLPVRAAVPDWLEALSWMGNNLPQTSVVFAWWDYGYWITVNTGLRTLSDNGTGNTTAIQDIATGFMLNETLAIQLMRQERVTHVAIFISYNRGLCGSNGPPFCGYGDDSKWYWMVRIGNGTSINTPMGVAKVTFKQIVTNPSTGASDYHRIVNIGNKTTEERITSNYQNVQIPTSNTVLGLLMRSSYPGGRPNDLNDTGPASPHYFVQDFASSSSYVLVYSVKYPDTPSMTAQLSPPIVPTSGGTTNITGTLTTSTGKPIDTTTDKIPVILEYSTVPGGSWTFIANVTATSGHFGYKWTGSVPTGQKPNSYILVRARWPGDPAQLLDIGVTMPQPLTFM; from the coding sequence TTGGAGGTTGAACCTGGAGGCTTCCTTGGCGACATCCGAGCAGGCCTGACGCGGGAGAATATTGCATCTCGATTCAGGGCAATAAGGAACAATTTAGGTCAGATCTCTCGGGCATCGTTTCTTCACTATTCGATTCTCTCTCTTACACTCATCTTAGCTTCACTGGTCAGGTTGCTTCCTCTTCGCTGGGGAGCATACATTTCCGAATTCGACCCCTACTTCAATTTCAACGATATGCGGCAGATTACCGCAAATGGCTGGCAATCCTGGTATACCTACGTCAACGTTAACGAGTGGTTCCCGTTCGGGCGTGCTCCAGTCACCACGAGTTATCCAGGCACGAGCTTCACAGGCACCCTAGTCTACCAATTCTTCCAGTCCATCGGGATTAACATCAGCCTCTACGATGCCGCTGTATACAGCCCGATCCTACTAGGCGCCTTCGCCGTCCTTGTCACATATTTCTTTGCGAAGGACCTCTGGGGAAAAAGCGCTGGACTGTTCGCTGCTTTGTTTACGGCCTTCAGCTCCAGTCTCATCAGCCGCACAGAGCTCGGCTTCTTCCGTAATGAAGGAGTTGGAGTCCCCACGATGATTCTTACATTTCTATTCTTTATGCGTGCAGTTACTCCGGGAAGAAGTATGAAGAGCACTATCATCTACAGCATGATGTCTAGCATCAGCCTCATCTACATGACGATTTCGTGGGGAAGCTTCCGTTACGCAGCAGAGGTGCTAGGCTTGTTCGCCTTAGCGTTGGTGGTGTTGAGGCGATACACGCCGCGCCTTTTCCTAGCTTACGGAATTACGGTTGGCTTCATGCTGTACATCGGGACGATGATCCCGCTCTTAGGACACACGTTCCTGACAGAAAGTACCACCATCGCTTTACTGGCAGTTATGGGCCTTCTCATGGTGATGGAGCTTGCACGACTTGCTCCGTCCACTCGAGGAAGACTGAGCATTCTGGCTCTGACGATTGCCGCAAGCGCGGGAGTCGTGTTCGGGCTAGTGAGCACCAAGGTCGTTTCTGGGGCGTTGCTCCAAGGAAAATTCCTCGCTACTGTCGACCCGTTTGTCCGGAACAATATTCCCCTTGTTGCATCTGTAGCTGAAAACCGGCCTTCAACCTGGGCAAGCTTGTATCTCGAGTTAGGCAGCCTGATAATCCTTGGAGTGTTTGGTTTCTTCTTCGCGTTTCAGCGCCTTCGCGAGGGAGACGTTCTTTTGATAATCTTCGGAGTCACGGGATTCTACTTCGCGGCCAGCTTGGTCCGGCTTACCCTAATTCTCGCACCTGTGATGGCAACTCTCGCTGCGATAACCGTAGTCGAGCTGGGTAAGCCTGCGATGGACATTATCCAACAGGCTGTCATATTTCCACGCAGAAAGCTTCGCTTCACCAGTAGGGTGAGCCGCGAGTTCAGTCTAGGCATCCTTTTGATCATTCTTGTCCTAGTGGTCCCCACTTTCATCAACGCTGTCCAGTCAGCTTACACCCCGACGACTATCGCCTCAGCGAGCTTGCCGGTTCGAGCAGCGGTGCCTGATTGGCTTGAAGCCCTCTCCTGGATGGGCAATAATCTACCACAGACGAGTGTAGTCTTTGCATGGTGGGACTATGGGTACTGGATCACGGTGAACACTGGACTTCGCACCCTGTCGGATAACGGAACAGGGAATACGACAGCCATTCAGGACATAGCAACAGGATTCATGCTGAACGAGACGCTAGCCATCCAGCTCATGCGTCAGGAAAGAGTCACCCACGTTGCTATCTTCATCAGCTATAACCGCGGACTATGCGGCTCGAACGGACCGCCATTCTGTGGCTATGGTGATGACAGCAAATGGTACTGGATGGTAAGGATAGGCAACGGCACATCAATCAATACCCCAATGGGAGTCGCCAAAGTTACCTTCAAGCAGATAGTTACGAATCCCTCGACCGGCGCGTCAGACTACCACCGGATCGTGAACATAGGAAACAAGACCACTGAGGAAAGGATTACCAGTAATTACCAGAACGTGCAAATCCCAACAAGCAACACAGTACTCGGCCTCTTGATGCGCAGCAGTTATCCCGGGGGACGGCCGAATGATCTGAACGATACCGGACCTGCTTCGCCGCACTATTTTGTTCAGGACTTCGCGTCCTCCTCGTCATATGTGCTCGTCTACTCGGTGAAATACCCTGACACTCCGTCAATGACAGCCCAGCTGTCCCCTCCAATCGTTCCCACATCCGGGGGGACCACCAATATCACGGGAACATTGACGACCTCGACAGGCAAACCTATCGACACAACAACGGACAAGATTCCGGTTATTCTAGAATATTCAACCGTCCCTGGAGGGAGTTGGACTTTCATTGCCAACGTGACAGCGACGTCTGGCCACTTTGGCTACAAATGGACTGGCAGTGTGCCCACAGGTCAAAAGCCTAACAGTTACATTCTGGTCCGGGCGAGATGGCCTGGTGATCCGGCGCAACTCTTGGATATAGGGGTCACAATGCCTCAGCCTCTGACTTTTATGTGA
- a CDS encoding FkbM family methyltransferase, whose protein sequence is MTLLQSARVAVRPRYRINWIRGRRKTDGLEWYVRGTDFSPSHENWLRSLVNPFNGDLFVDVGAHVGTWAVRAARTFRRVVAFEPIITTNKILRTTVTMNGFENVSVFSAALSNTHGEMRVSTKSLLYRRAVEHLIPIRTLDSFKLKPSLVKIDTEGNEYPVLQGAVETLKRKPRIVVETHSPETLRNVKNYLEALGYSITEVRRKNRFNQNQSWLLCN, encoded by the coding sequence ATGACGTTGCTTCAATCTGCCCGGGTCGCAGTTCGACCTAGGTATCGGATCAACTGGATCAGAGGTCGACGAAAGACAGATGGGCTAGAGTGGTATGTTAGAGGAACCGATTTCTCGCCTAGCCATGAGAACTGGTTGCGGTCACTGGTCAATCCATTCAACGGAGATCTCTTCGTGGACGTCGGCGCGCATGTTGGAACGTGGGCGGTTAGAGCAGCAAGGACTTTCCGCCGGGTAGTGGCCTTTGAACCGATCATAACAACGAACAAGATCTTGCGGACAACGGTAACGATGAATGGGTTCGAAAATGTTTCGGTATTCTCAGCTGCTCTGTCAAACACACATGGTGAAATGAGAGTATCGACTAAGAGTCTGCTCTATAGAAGAGCAGTGGAACATCTGATCCCAATCAGAACTCTTGACAGCTTCAAGCTCAAACCTAGTTTGGTGAAGATAGATACGGAAGGGAACGAGTATCCTGTGCTTCAGGGAGCCGTTGAGACATTGAAGAGAAAACCGAGAATTGTGGTTGAAACTCACAGCCCAGAAACTTTGCGCAACGTGAAAAACTATCTTGAAGCCCTGGGATATTCGATCACGGAAGTCAGACGGAAGAATCGGTTCAATCAGAACCAAAGTTGGTTACTCTGCAACTAA
- a CDS encoding FkbM family methyltransferase translates to MKDYRFLFKKYVLRKYPAYEPQVRRELSRIRGDLFVDIGANVGIYTVRLASHFRSVYAFEPNPNVLPELRWRIRRSRRNNIVVFPMALANANGKAEFYLDAQRTFSMPTDILLRLFRFEPGRDQNAGLTKTHHGRKKITVPTAAYDSQVPESADLVKIDVEGAEFLVLEGAKKALESGRIRRLMIELHDLERQGELEDLLTGYGFNLRKLDPNSSRIIAYARN, encoded by the coding sequence GTGAAGGATTACAGGTTCCTCTTCAAGAAGTACGTTCTGCGAAAATATCCTGCATATGAGCCTCAAGTGCGAAGGGAACTGTCCAGGATCCGAGGAGATCTTTTCGTTGATATCGGGGCGAATGTTGGAATCTACACCGTTCGATTAGCTTCTCATTTTCGAAGCGTCTATGCTTTCGAACCCAACCCAAACGTTCTTCCTGAACTGAGATGGAGAATTCGCAGATCACGAAGGAACAATATCGTTGTTTTCCCGATGGCCCTCGCGAACGCGAATGGCAAAGCCGAGTTCTACTTGGACGCTCAGAGAACATTCAGTATGCCCACCGATATACTGCTGAGATTGTTCAGATTTGAACCGGGGAGAGATCAAAATGCCGGACTAACTAAGACTCATCACGGGAGAAAAAAAATAACCGTTCCAACAGCCGCCTATGACTCCCAGGTTCCAGAATCGGCTGATCTAGTCAAGATTGACGTTGAAGGAGCAGAATTCTTAGTCCTCGAAGGCGCAAAGAAGGCGCTCGAGTCCGGCCGCATAAGAAGACTGATGATCGAACTTCACGACCTCGAAAGACAGGGCGAGCTCGAGGATCTTCTAACCGGATACGGCTTCAACCTAAGAAAGCTGGACCCAAATAGTTCGCGCATCATTGCGTACGCTCGAAACTGA
- a CDS encoding phosphate uptake regulator PhoU, with the protein MEEVELRKLQMTGGASYTLSLPKDWIKQQSLKVGDVIAVVTRADSSLSIVPHQKVPLGLDKSVEATLSINKDQDSEQALRVVVAHYLAGYDLIRIRFPPTSTPILRTSLREAARRMFVGAEILEESRDELVIQCISSYDDLPAPKVIARMSLIAKLMLRDAVESLRSRDVALSDEIIKRDEEVDRFYLFIIRQLTMAVLSRSMIQAIGLMDPRDCLVYRIVSKSLERIADHGTTIAAMSKTIEHPLPPRLLDEITKVSTLTNSVLEDALKALVKEDPVIANASIISAKRLVNDAERIATKFHEYHLGPSSAVAVRLVLESLKRVAEYSEDIAEMGINLTARRRELY; encoded by the coding sequence TTGGAAGAAGTTGAGCTTAGAAAGCTTCAGATGACTGGTGGAGCAAGTTACACATTATCTCTCCCCAAAGACTGGATCAAACAACAGAGCCTGAAGGTCGGCGACGTCATCGCAGTCGTAACTAGAGCAGATTCGTCCCTCTCAATTGTCCCTCACCAGAAGGTCCCTCTCGGTCTTGACAAAAGCGTCGAAGCGACCCTATCGATCAACAAGGACCAAGATAGTGAACAGGCACTACGGGTTGTGGTGGCGCACTATCTTGCGGGTTATGATCTCATCAGGATTCGGTTTCCACCAACCTCTACGCCCATTTTGCGAACATCTCTTCGGGAGGCAGCCAGGCGGATGTTTGTCGGGGCGGAGATTCTCGAAGAGTCCCGCGACGAACTTGTAATCCAGTGTATTTCGAGCTATGACGATTTGCCAGCGCCTAAGGTCATTGCTCGGATGAGTCTTATCGCCAAGCTTATGTTGCGAGATGCTGTCGAGTCGTTACGTAGTAGAGATGTTGCCCTGTCGGACGAGATTATCAAGCGAGATGAAGAAGTTGACAGGTTCTACCTATTCATCATTCGGCAGTTGACGATGGCGGTCCTGAGCAGGAGCATGATCCAGGCCATCGGGCTCATGGATCCAAGAGATTGTTTAGTGTACCGGATAGTGTCTAAGAGTTTGGAGAGGATAGCGGACCATGGGACAACTATTGCTGCGATGTCGAAGACTATTGAACACCCGCTCCCACCGCGTCTGCTGGATGAGATTACGAAGGTCAGCACACTTACGAACTCGGTTTTGGAGGATGCTTTGAAAGCACTAGTGAAGGAGGACCCCGTTATCGCGAATGCGTCGATTATCTCCGCAAAGCGACTTGTCAATGACGCGGAGAGAATCGCGACCAAGTTCCATGAGTATCACTTGGGACCCTCGTCGGCTGTGGCCGTCCGCTTGGTCCTGGAAAGTCTCAAACGAGTTGCCGAGTATTCTGAGGATATTGCGGAGATGGGGATCAATCTCACCGCGAGAAGACGTGAACTCTACTAA
- the pstS gene encoding phosphate ABC transporter substrate-binding protein PstS, with the protein MPRPRMTLIAMCALALLTASIYGGIALYSSETSPLFASSSGQSVTLNGAGATLSYPLLSNIALSYTKIHPNAYVNYQPIGSIAGINAHIAKTVDFGATYPPLTDAQAILAPNTLHIPESISAVVLGYNIKDPLTRQPISTGLRLNGTTVAEIFLGNITTWNDPNITALNPGLNLPDSPIQTIHDTLAEGGTFVFTSYLSFVSSDFRTHVGNGTIVPWTVGLQVPGNAGITSLVNGTPGSIGYIELAYALLSHVPYASIQNASGKFIQPSLESARAADDQLTTVLPAGKGRWSNITLLNEPGPSAYPIVTFTYIIVYQDLSVIRSMDLNKAKVLADYLWYMVHDGQSFAPALAYVPLPANIVSIDESSIKSMTFKGTPLIS; encoded by the coding sequence ATGCCTCGCCCACGAATGACGCTAATCGCAATGTGTGCCCTTGCCCTTTTGACAGCCAGCATCTACGGTGGAATCGCACTATACTCTTCGGAAACGAGCCCGCTCTTCGCCTCGTCATCAGGACAAAGTGTTACATTGAACGGGGCCGGAGCAACGTTGTCCTATCCTCTTCTATCAAACATAGCGCTCTCATACACGAAGATCCACCCTAATGCATATGTCAACTACCAGCCAATCGGAAGTATAGCTGGAATCAACGCTCACATTGCTAAAACAGTGGACTTCGGAGCTACCTACCCGCCTCTTACAGACGCTCAAGCGATACTAGCGCCTAATACCCTGCATATTCCGGAATCCATCTCAGCAGTTGTCCTCGGTTACAATATCAAAGATCCTCTAACGAGACAACCAATCTCGACAGGACTCCGTCTCAACGGAACGACAGTAGCAGAAATATTTCTCGGAAATATCACAACATGGAACGATCCCAATATCACCGCTCTCAACCCCGGCCTAAATTTGCCAGATAGTCCAATTCAGACGATTCACGATACACTCGCTGAAGGCGGGACATTCGTATTCACATCGTATCTCTCCTTCGTTAGTTCCGATTTCAGAACCCATGTGGGAAACGGCACCATAGTTCCCTGGACAGTCGGGCTTCAAGTACCTGGAAACGCGGGCATAACCTCACTCGTCAATGGAACACCCGGTTCAATTGGATACATAGAACTAGCCTACGCCCTCCTCAGCCACGTACCATATGCATCCATTCAGAATGCCTCGGGGAAGTTCATCCAGCCCTCTCTTGAATCAGCTCGAGCTGCAGACGACCAGCTTACCACAGTCCTGCCTGCGGGCAAGGGCAGGTGGTCAAACATCACCCTCCTCAACGAGCCAGGGCCCAGTGCCTATCCCATAGTCACTTTCACGTACATCATCGTTTACCAAGATCTCTCGGTCATAAGATCCATGGACCTCAACAAGGCCAAAGTATTGGCAGACTATCTTTGGTATATGGTCCACGATGGACAGTCCTTTGCACCCGCACTTGCCTACGTTCCGCTCCCCGCCAACATTGTCTCCATAGACGAAAGCTCGATAAAGTCGATGACGTTCAAAGGAACACCTCTGATCTCATAA
- the pstS gene encoding phosphate ABC transporter substrate-binding protein PstS: protein MKSNNIKITSTIVLALLLASLTAHVVAFGGIGSSGRQYQPAISPQAVTPLNLAVKLSADGATFPALLIQNYITGYQGLHPNVTITYSGGGSGQGQRDFINKTMDFAASDAPLNAGQRILAPNALHIPETIGSVTAAYNLPGNATGVLNLDGPTLANIYLHNIINWNDSAIRALNPGLKLPNQTIKVAYRTESSGTSFVWTSYLSDVNNQWRTTPGLGPSTAGPTYPWPTGVGSIGNGGVAKYVNTTAYALGYVELAYIITNHMTVANVKNPAGNFIFPSEQSTASAVADSAGNLPPGNGDWSAVSLLLAPGANDYPIASFSYFLVYKELNVIPSMDLVDNIQAQTLKDFLNYAVTTGQGFGSNLGFVPLPAVVVANSQASINSITFTHVSTPVTRTVSLSASGTAWSLTSLTVTTGDTINFNLLSTDGLPHKFYIDFNNNGVLDPNEDNNCASPVFSSSTTPTPWAFKPVIWSQEGIPAAGTYTFRDANNAAALGTIIVQPQQTAAVLLPHSSLTSSLAPVLDSSRVTVIGSGIIDQRTRLLSGNLTEVAVDKAATSFTSATFIKSYIIPSITMSTTGTTSTVSFGLNAAVAPFALSTTIQIQLNGLTGSSLSGLTRELDAAGRGVVDIVDLSGFAFHFDSVLGQPNYDPRYDENADGRIDIIDISTAALFFDDLAFS, encoded by the coding sequence ATGAAAAGCAACAACATCAAAATCACAAGCACGATAGTACTAGCACTTCTACTCGCAAGCCTAACTGCTCACGTGGTAGCGTTCGGAGGAATAGGATCCTCAGGTCGTCAATATCAGCCCGCGATCAGCCCGCAGGCAGTGACCCCTCTGAATCTAGCCGTCAAACTCAGCGCTGATGGTGCGACTTTTCCTGCCCTCCTCATTCAGAACTACATCACCGGTTATCAGGGGCTTCATCCCAACGTTACCATAACTTACTCGGGAGGTGGTAGCGGACAGGGTCAGAGAGACTTCATCAACAAGACCATGGACTTCGCCGCCTCCGATGCTCCTCTGAATGCGGGGCAGAGAATTCTCGCTCCTAACGCTCTTCACATTCCCGAGACCATTGGATCTGTGACCGCAGCCTACAACCTGCCCGGCAATGCGACCGGAGTTCTAAACCTCGACGGACCCACCCTAGCCAACATCTACCTTCACAACATCATCAATTGGAACGACTCTGCAATTCGAGCACTGAACCCAGGCCTCAAACTACCCAACCAGACCATAAAAGTCGCCTATCGAACCGAAAGCTCTGGAACAAGCTTCGTATGGACAAGCTATCTCAGCGATGTAAATAACCAATGGCGAACGACTCCGGGCTTAGGACCATCGACTGCCGGGCCAACATATCCCTGGCCAACTGGAGTCGGATCTATTGGGAACGGGGGAGTTGCAAAATACGTTAACACCACTGCCTACGCCCTAGGCTACGTTGAGCTCGCATACATAATAACCAACCACATGACCGTTGCCAACGTCAAGAACCCAGCTGGCAACTTCATCTTTCCGTCGGAGCAATCCACTGCTAGCGCGGTCGCTGACTCAGCAGGAAATCTTCCGCCTGGCAATGGAGACTGGTCTGCAGTAAGCCTGCTCCTCGCCCCCGGCGCCAACGACTATCCGATAGCCAGCTTCAGCTACTTCCTCGTCTACAAAGAACTTAACGTGATCCCCTCGATGGACCTAGTGGACAACATACAGGCGCAGACACTCAAAGACTTCCTTAACTATGCAGTTACGACAGGGCAGGGTTTTGGATCGAATCTAGGATTCGTACCTCTTCCCGCGGTCGTCGTAGCGAATTCCCAAGCAAGCATCAACTCGATAACTTTCACACACGTTTCAACACCAGTAACCCGGACCGTGAGCCTTAGCGCAAGCGGAACCGCATGGAGCCTAACAAGCCTCACCGTAACAACAGGCGACACAATAAACTTCAATCTGCTCAGCACTGATGGACTGCCACACAAATTTTACATCGACTTCAACAATAACGGAGTACTAGACCCGAATGAAGACAACAATTGTGCGTCACCTGTATTCAGCTCATCTACAACACCAACCCCGTGGGCATTCAAGCCAGTAATCTGGTCCCAAGAAGGAATCCCCGCCGCAGGTACCTACACCTTCAGAGACGCCAACAACGCAGCCGCGTTAGGAACAATAATTGTTCAGCCACAGCAAACAGCCGCGGTATTGCTACCTCACAGTAGTCTCACCTCATCTCTTGCACCGGTTCTCGACTCTTCACGAGTCACTGTGATAGGCAGTGGAATAATCGATCAACGAACGAGACTTTTGTCCGGAAACCTCACTGAGGTCGCCGTTGACAAGGCTGCAACATCATTTACATCAGCTACATTCATCAAAAGCTACATCATACCAAGCATCACAATGTCCACCACAGGTACAACCTCCACCGTCAGCTTCGGGCTAAACGCAGCAGTAGCACCCTTTGCTCTTAGTACCACGATCCAGATCCAACTGAACGGGCTTACTGGGTCGTCACTGTCGGGACTAACAAGGGAGTTGGACGCGGCCGGCCGAGGTGTAGTTGACATCGTGGATCTCTCCGGTTTCGCCTTCCACTTCGATTCAGTCCTCGGGCAACCCAACTACGACCCGCGCTACGATGAGAACGCTGACGGTCGCATCGACATCATCGACATATCGACCGCAGCACTCTTCTTCGACGATCTAGCCTTCAGCTAA
- the pstS gene encoding phosphate ABC transporter substrate-binding protein PstS, translated as MASSELIPRKPGISKMIFIITLIVVAAVSGVTGYLVNGYLHPVQSAPNETLNGAGATFPYPLLSAIALNYSRSHTNVAINYQSIGSGGGINALIKKTVDFAASDAPLNALQRGNATNSLHIPETVGAVVVAYNVFEPDGKTPLPTGLHLNATVIAKIFLGQINNWNDTSIRQLNPGFGSILPNQQIVSVHRSDGSGTTFVFTGYLTAATTIWTPGQGTSVTWPAPNGLGASGNEGVAGVIRGTPGTIGYVELAYAVTNNMKDANVLNHDGNTYVKPSLTNVTFAVTNATSIFPKGNESWSSVNLLNGPGASTYPIASFSYLLVYQELNVIPGMTLDKAKALVDFLWFTVHNGQFQAPPLSYVPLPQSIVHIDETTIASITYNGQTLPN; from the coding sequence TTGGCAAGTAGTGAATTGATTCCAAGAAAACCCGGAATCAGCAAAATGATCTTCATAATCACCCTAATTGTTGTAGCCGCAGTGAGCGGAGTCACCGGTTACTTGGTAAACGGATACTTGCACCCGGTGCAATCGGCACCTAACGAGACCCTTAACGGCGCCGGCGCAACTTTCCCGTACCCTCTTCTCTCCGCGATCGCCCTCAACTACAGTCGAAGTCACACGAACGTGGCGATCAACTATCAATCTATAGGAAGCGGCGGAGGAATCAATGCCTTGATAAAGAAAACCGTTGACTTCGCCGCGTCGGACGCTCCGCTGAACGCGTTGCAGAGAGGCAACGCTACCAACTCACTACATATTCCTGAAACAGTGGGAGCGGTAGTTGTCGCCTACAATGTGTTCGAGCCTGACGGCAAGACGCCATTGCCAACAGGTTTACACCTGAACGCAACGGTAATCGCGAAGATTTTCCTGGGGCAAATAAATAATTGGAATGATACGAGCATAAGACAACTTAATCCAGGCTTTGGATCAATCTTACCGAATCAACAGATCGTGTCCGTCCACCGTTCTGATGGATCGGGAACCACATTTGTCTTCACAGGCTATCTTACTGCGGCTACTACGATATGGACTCCTGGGCAAGGCACATCAGTCACGTGGCCGGCGCCGAACGGTCTAGGTGCATCCGGTAACGAGGGAGTCGCGGGAGTAATTCGAGGCACACCGGGAACTATCGGATACGTTGAGCTAGCCTACGCGGTTACCAACAACATGAAGGATGCAAACGTACTGAATCACGATGGCAATACCTACGTGAAACCCTCACTGACCAATGTTACCTTTGCTGTGACTAACGCAACGTCAATCTTTCCCAAGGGAAACGAGAGCTGGTCCTCAGTCAACTTGCTCAACGGTCCCGGCGCTAGCACCTATCCCATTGCCAGCTTCTCCTATCTACTCGTCTACCAAGAACTCAACGTCATCCCAGGCATGACCCTCGACAAAGCAAAGGCGTTGGTGGACTTTCTATGGTTCACAGTCCACAATGGACAGTTCCAGGCACCTCCTCTATCGTACGTTCCGCTACCCCAATCCATCGTACATATTGATGAAACCACGATTGCCTCAATCACTTACAATGGCCAAACTCTGCCCAATTAG
- the pstC gene encoding phosphate ABC transporter permease subunit PstC — MGETERGIVFKRPSSDGIFRGLTASFAFAIALILSLLVAVLVIGSGPVWNKFGLSFLTGTTWDPVKQIFGALPYVLGTLVTSMIAIAIGVPLSIGIAIFVSEMAPETIHPRGVPNLSLNVKGFFSSAIELLAAVPSVIYGLWGLFVFRFWVLDYVETPLSKYLGSIPVLSGTPFGLDILTAGLILAIMIIPTVSSISREVMSSVPRSQREAAYSIGATRWEAVRIGVLGYARSGIFGAAILGLGRAVGETMAVTMVIGNAIGAQAVPTSLFRPGQTMSSLIANEFNEADPTSLHPAALIGVGLVLFMFALAINVVAQLLVWRVLKVQAGAVE, encoded by the coding sequence ATGGGGGAAACTGAGCGCGGAATTGTATTCAAGCGACCGTCTTCAGATGGCATTTTCAGGGGTCTAACAGCCTCTTTTGCATTCGCAATAGCTCTAATTCTCAGCCTCCTTGTCGCCGTCCTGGTCATAGGCTCCGGTCCAGTTTGGAACAAGTTTGGGCTGAGCTTCTTGACCGGAACAACGTGGGACCCAGTCAAACAGATTTTTGGAGCCTTACCCTATGTATTGGGTACACTAGTCACATCCATGATCGCAATAGCGATCGGGGTTCCTCTAAGTATCGGAATAGCCATCTTTGTGTCCGAGATGGCCCCTGAAACCATCCACCCTCGCGGGGTCCCCAATCTGTCTCTCAATGTAAAGGGGTTTTTCTCGAGCGCGATTGAACTTCTAGCGGCTGTTCCCAGCGTCATCTACGGCCTATGGGGCTTATTCGTGTTCAGGTTTTGGGTACTAGACTATGTCGAGACCCCCTTGTCAAAATATCTGGGGTCGATACCGGTACTCAGCGGCACACCATTCGGCCTAGACATTCTCACCGCCGGCCTAATTCTAGCGATCATGATCATTCCGACTGTCTCATCAATTTCTAGAGAGGTCATGAGTTCAGTTCCTCGCTCACAAAGAGAAGCGGCGTATAGCATTGGAGCGACCAGATGGGAGGCCGTCAGGATTGGAGTGCTGGGCTACGCACGATCGGGAATCTTCGGGGCCGCAATCCTTGGCCTTGGAAGAGCGGTCGGAGAGACGATGGCAGTCACCATGGTCATCGGGAATGCAATAGGAGCGCAAGCCGTACCAACTTCATTGTTCAGACCAGGTCAGACGATGTCTTCGCTAATAGCCAACGAGTTTAACGAAGCTGACCCTACATCCTTGCACCCCGCAGCTCTCATAGGAGTGGGACTAGTCTTGTTCATGTTTGCGCTAGCGATCAATGTTGTCGCTCAACTCTTGGTTTGGAGAGTCTTGAAGGTCCAAGCGGGGGCAGTGGAATAA